The genomic stretch AACTGGTAAATACAATTGTAGATACTCTTGGAAATAAGGAAAAAGAAACAAGTAATTCTCCAATCGCTAAAGAGTTTGCAGTAATTTTAAAAAATGTTTATGAGTACAAGGAAAAGGTGTTGGAAGGGGTTCTGCCTATTCTGGAGAAATATCCTGATATTAGACAGCTCTTTGAAATCACTGCTGTTGAAAAGGATAACAGAGCGAGACCCATTCTAGTTACCCTCACCAGCCAGAAGAAACTCCATGCAGGTATGACAAAAGAAGAGATGGATGTCATCATGTTAGAGGGAGTCCAGGACTGGGCAAAATCAGTTAGTGGTGAATACAGCGAAATCAGGATAACAAATTTATCTGAGTTTATCGAGTTTTTAAAGGACCTGGAAACCGAAGACAGTGTTAAGATGAAAATGATAACAATATACTCTGAACGCTACACATTATTGCCAAGAGCCCAGCAGTTTATAGCAGAGAGCATTAAAATACTGCAGGAGTATTATCCAATTGTGGAAAAAGAGTTTGAAGAAGCAATCGTATCGCTACAGGATAAGTCCTATTTAGAAAGCAATTTTAATGATCTGGGATACATTAAATTTGGTAAATGTAACCGAATTGTTGTGCAGCCCTGCATACTGCCCTATAACCAGATTGCTGTGGACTGGAGAGATGAGGAGGAAAAAGAAGTTGCTGCAGATGTAGGTATTTATGTATTTCAGCTTAGCAACACAAATAAGAAGGTTGCTTTAAGTGATTCCAAGATTCTAAGTGCACTAAAAGCCTTAGGCGATGCCACCAGACTCAAAATAATCCGTATGCTTTCAGGAAAAAAGATGTATATTCAGGAAATTGCAGATGTATTAGGTCTCACACCGGCGACGGTATCCCATCATATTAACCTGCTACTGCAAGAGGGATTTGTATGCGTAACAGTAGACGTGGAAAAAGCAAAAAAAATCTTTTATGAAATCAACCCTGCAAAGTTCCACGAATGGGGAGAGGCCGTGAAGCAGCTTGGGGTGGAAGCCTTGAGCACTGACAGGAAAGGGGAAGGGCAGTAATGGAAGAAAACTTAAAATATCCCATTGGCAGTACCCTCGGGAGAATGTTAGCCAATGTGACTGCAACAAATAAGAAACTCTATCTCTTTTTTTTAATCTATACGCTGGCGGGAGGTATTTATCCTTTTTTTGCAGTATTATTACCTAAATATCTTTTGACGGAAGT from Anaerocolumna sp. AGMB13020 encodes the following:
- a CDS encoding ArsR/SmtB family transcription factor, with amino-acid sequence MEIKDYRLITEPNWDYELVNTIVDTLGNKEKETSNSPIAKEFAVILKNVYEYKEKVLEGVLPILEKYPDIRQLFEITAVEKDNRARPILVTLTSQKKLHAGMTKEEMDVIMLEGVQDWAKSVSGEYSEIRITNLSEFIEFLKDLETEDSVKMKMITIYSERYTLLPRAQQFIAESIKILQEYYPIVEKEFEEAIVSLQDKSYLESNFNDLGYIKFGKCNRIVVQPCILPYNQIAVDWRDEEEKEVAADVGIYVFQLSNTNKKVALSDSKILSALKALGDATRLKIIRMLSGKKMYIQEIADVLGLTPATVSHHINLLLQEGFVCVTVDVEKAKKIFYEINPAKFHEWGEAVKQLGVEALSTDRKGEGQ